The genomic region TATAAATTATTAAGTATATCTTTGTCCCCTGTTGTAAAAACTTGACAGGTAACCTAATTTTTTTATAAAATCGAAATATTAAAGGCGATTATGGGGATGAGTAAAGCGGTAAACCCTTTCAGAGAGCGGGGGATGGTGCAAGCCCGCAGGGAGACCCGTTTGAACATGGCCCCGGAGCTGTCGGTTCGAAGGATTAATCCATTAGGGCCGGTCGGTTAAGCACCGTTATTGCTTATTAAGTGTTATTTTAGCACTTGCTGAGGCTGTTGCCGTGAGGCGACGGTAAATCAGGGTGGTACCGCGGAAACAACTCCGCCCCTGTACAGGGGGGCGGAGTTTTATTTTTAAATTTATGGTTTTGGAAAGGAAGGTAGATATTTTTGGCTAAGCCTACTTTTTACATTACCACACCCATTTATTATCCCAGCGACAAATTACATATTGGCCATGCTTACACCACGGTGGCTGCCGATGCCATGGCTCGCTTTAAGCGGCTGACCGGCTATGATGTTTGGTTTTTGACCGGCTCCGATGAACACGGGCAAAAGATTGAACGGGCTGCCAAAGCCAAAAACCAGACCCCCAAAGAATATGTGGATCATATCGTTGATGGGTTTAAAAAGTTATGGAGTCGGCTGGATGTCAGCTATAACGATTTCATCCGCACCACTGATGAACGGCACCGGAAAGTTGTGCAGCAAATCTTCCAACAATTATATGACCAGGGGGATATTTATAAATCTGAATATGAAGGCTGGTATTGCACCCCCTGCGAAACCTTCTTTACCGAGTACCAATTAGTTGAAGGCAAATGTCCGGACTGTCAGCGGGAGGTAGAAAAAGTTCGGGAGGAAAGCTACTTCTTCCGCCAGTCTAAATATGCCGAGCGCTGGCTTAAGTTTATTGAAGAAAATCCTGATTTTATTCAACCGGTATCCCGCCGCAACGAGATGGTCAGCTTTGTTAAGCAAGGACTGGAGGACCTGTGTGTTTCTAGAACCACCTTTGATTGGGGCATCCCGGTTCCCTTTGATCCCAAGCATGTGGTTTATGTTTGGGTAGACGCCTTAACCAACTATATTTCCGCCCTGGGCTACGGTTCTGAGGATGACAGTCTTTACCGGAAGTTCTGGCCGGCTGATATTCACCTGGTGGGCAAGGATATCGTTCGCTTCCATACTATTATTTGGCCCATTATGCTGATGGCCCTTAATTTACCTCTGCCGAAAAAAGTTATCGGGCACGGGTGGTTATTGCTGGACAGCGGCAAAATGTCCAAATCAAAAGGTAATGTGGTGGACCCCCATACGCTGGTGGATAAGTACGGGGTGGATGCGGTACGTTACTTCCTGTTAAGGGAATTGCCCTTTGGTTCCGACGGTTTATATTCCGAAGAAGCCCTGGTTAAGCGGATTAATACCGACCTGGCCAACGATTACGGGAATTTACTGTCGCGCTCGGCCACTATGGTGCAGAAGTACCAGGAGGGAGTATTGCAAGCTCCCGGCCCGGCGGCAGGGCCCGATGCGGAGTTGATTGATCTGGCCATCAATACACCTAAACTGGTGGCTGAATATATGGATAAGAGCGAGATTTCCAACGCCCTGGCCGCCATCTGGCAGTTAGTGGGCCGGGCCAATAAATATCTGGAGGAAACCGCCCCCTGGTCCCTGGCCAAGGCCGGCCAACCGGAAAGACTAAATACCGTCCTTTATAATGTGGCCGAAGTGGTCAGGTTTGTCACCATTATGGCCAGTCCCTTTATGCCTAACCTGCCGCAGCGAGTGTGGCCGCAACTGGGTATTGCTGATAAACCGGAACTGCACACATGGGAAAGCCTGCGCTGGGGCAGCCTGCCTGCCGGTACCACCGTGCAGCGGGGAGAAGTGCTGTTTCCGAGGATAGACTTGAAGAGCCTGGGCTAAAGGGTATTCCACCGGGGTCGCGCTGTTAGCTATTAGCCTTGTGGGTACTCCTTTGGGGTCCTGTTGTTGGACTTATGGGCATTTCTCTTTAGTCCTGTATTCGGCAGTAACAGGACCCCAAATTAAATCCCCAAAGGCTAGCAACTGGACCCCAAAGAATAGCCCCATAGGCTAATAGCGAATAGCGAACAGCGAACACAGAAGGAATACCCCATAGAAGGAGGTCTTACCCTATGCTCATCGACTCCCACGCTCACTTGGATAATGAGCGTTTTGATGATGACCGGGCGGCGGTTATTGGCCGTTGCCGGGAGGAATTAAATGCCGTTATCAACGTGGGATATGATATGGAATCTTCCCGCCGGTCCATTGCTCTGGCTGAAGAGTTTCCTTTTATCTATGCCGCCGTAGGGGTGCACCCCCATGATGCCAAAGAGGCGCCGGGGGATTACCTGGATCAATTAAAGCAAATGGCCGCTCATCCCAAAGTGGTGGCCATTGGTGAAATTGGGCTGGACTATTACTACGACCTGTCACCCCGGGATGTTCAACAAAGGAGTTTTCAAGAGCAGTTGCTGCTGGCTAAGGAGCTTGATCTGCCCTTTATCATCCATGATCGGGATGCCCATGGCGATATCATGCAGATACTTCGGCAAGCAGGCCCTTACCCGGCCGGCGGGGTGATGCATTGTTTTTCCGCCAGTTGGGAAATCGCCCAGGAGTGTATGAAACTGGGCTTATATATCTCCCTTGCCGGGCCGGTAACCTTTAATAATGCCGGCAAATTGAAAGATATTGCGGTAAAGGTGCCTCTGGAGCGGTTGCTGGTGGAAACCGACTGTCCCTACCTGACACCGGTTCCCTACCGGGGTAAACGCAACGAACCAGCCTATGTCCGTCATGTGGTCAATCATATTGCCCAGTTAAGGGGCATGAATCCGGAGGAACTGGCCAACATCACAGCGGCCAATACCATAAGCCTGTTTAAGTTGGAATTAACAGAGGAGACTGATGATGAGTAACCAAAAAGGCTTGGTACTGGTTTTCACCGGCAACGGTAAGGGTAAAACCACCGCTGCCCTGGGTTTGGCCCTGCGGGCCTGGGGTCACGACATGAAGGTGCTGGTGCTACAGTTTATCAAGAGTCAACAGTGCGGCGAACACCTGGCTGCCCAGCGGATGCAACCGGGTTTGGAAATCAGACCCCTGGGCCTGGGATTCATTAACTTTAATGATCCGGCGGATGTGGCCAGACAGCGGGAGGCGGCCAGAGCCGCCTTAAGTAGCGTGGCAGCGGCTATGTCGGCCGGGAAATACCAGGTGCTAATATTAGATGAAGTACTTTATGCCCTGAAATATGGTCTGCTGGAGTTAGCCGATGTGCTTAAATTGATCAAACAAAAACCGGCGGATTTGCATCTGGTGCTTACCGGCAGAGATGTTCCCCAAGAAATTGTTCAATTAGCAGACCTGGTTACTGAGATGAAGGAAATAAAACATCCCTTTAAAGAGGGTATACCGGCGCAGAAGGGAATAGAATTCTAGGGGTTATTGCTTTGGGGTCAGCTGTTCGCCATTAGACTAATGGGCATTCCTTAGGGGTCCTGTTGTTGGACTTATGGGTCCCTTCTCTTTGGTCCTGTTTTTCCGGCCATTAACAGAACCATAAATTTAATCCCCAAAGGCTAGTGACTGGACCCCAGAGAATAGCCCAGTAGGCTAAAAGCGAAAGGCTAAAAGCGAATGGCTAATAGCTAATAGCCAGAAATCCGGAGGGGTTTTATTGAAAATCATCGACTTAACCCACCCTATTACGCCAACTATGCCTGTGTATCCCGGTACTGAACAGCCGGGACTTGTTCCTGCTTGTACCATAGAAAAGGATGGCTTTCGGGAAACAAAATTAACCATGTATTCCCATACCGGGACGCACATGGATAGCCCGGCGCACCTGTTTAAGCAGGGCAAAACGCTGGATGCTTTTACCCCAGAGTATTTTTACGGACCGGCCATGATTTTAGATGTGTCGGCTAAGACCGGGGAAATAGGGGTTGCCGATTTAGTTTCTTATCAGGAAGTTCTGGCCCGGGTGAATTTTTTGCTCCTTTATACCGGTTGGCATAATTTTTGGGGTGACGAGAAATATTTTGCGGGTTTTCCCGTCCTATCCCCGGAGGCTGCCCGGTGGCTAACTAAATTCCCGCTTAAAGCCGTTGGGGTTGATGCCATTTCCATTGATCAAGTAACCCCCACCGGTACCCTGCCCATTCATCAAACATTATTGGCTAATGATATATTAATTGTGGAAAACCTGACTAATTTAAACCGGTTGGCGGGAAAGAAGTTTATCTTCTGCTGTTTACCCTTAAACATTTACCAGGCAGACGGTGCCCCGGTGCGGGCTATAGCAATTATTAACGAGTAACACAACAATAACGGGGAGGCCTCCCCGTTATTGTTTAAGTACCGGCCACACCGAAGGTTGCGTCATCAATCAAAGCAGTGCAGGTATTCCAAGTCTCAGGTGTGAAGCTAAAGGCCACCATGGCTGAGTTGGTGCCTGCGGGAGCGGTGCCGGAAATTCTAAACTGGCTATAGTTATTAGGACTTAATTGTTGTGACGAAATGGCTTGCGACCGGGTATCAATTACATTGCCTAGGGCATCCAAGAACATGATCTGGGCCTGCAAGGTAAATCCGCAAGGATCCCGGGGAACTTCTATGGAACGGGTCCAGAAGGTTAATTCATAGGTGGTTCCGGCGGCCACATCGGCAATATTTTGGGATAGGGCAGCGGGTAAAGTGGGGCAGCAACCTAAAGCTGCGGCCAGGCCGGACCTGCCGTTGGGATTGGGGCAAACATTATTACTTTGCCAGAGGGCAGGTGTGTTGCCAATCCAATTCTCAAAGCTCTCATCCTGGATTCCTGCGGTGGCACCGGGAACAGCGGGACAAACGGCTACCCATAGCTGACGCTGTTCCACAAATTTTAACACAAAGGAAACGGTGGCCACCTGTTGAATTTTAGTGGGCCTGGGGAGTTGGAAGTCAATATCAAGGGTCACATTACGGAAATCAATTTCCAGGTTACCGGGGTCCATTACCTCAATGGGTGGCTCTATGGTTACAGCCTTGGTAAAGGGAACATCTTCACCCATATGACGTACCTGGTCATCTTTATTCACAAAGTAAATTTGCTTGTGGATAGTACCGTGCACATTAACACTGCGAATGGTGGCAGGACCGGTGGGACAAGGGGCACCAAAGTGTTTAGTGGCCTTTGGCGGGCAGGGTACCGCCCTGGTGCCATGGGGTCCGGAAAAGACGGCATCAGCCTCTAAATCTCGAACCACCACATCAATATGGTCTACCTTTTTAGCTTGCTCATCAAGACAAGTGACATTATTCACAGTTACTGAGGCAGGTTGCTCACCTATCACCAGCGGTAATTTAACTAACTGGCAGGTAGTGCCGTTAGGCATTTGTCAATACCTCCTTTTAAAATTTATCTCGGGATCAGTTCACACATGACCGGTAGTATATTATATGGCTTAATTTTTTGAATACGGCCAGTCCTATGAGATTAAACCAAGCTATTTTTTTAATCAACTAATAAACCCCTACCAATTTGGCATTTTTTTACACTGGGCTGAATATATTACTTTAGGCGGATGCTAAATTGTATAAAGGGGGTAACAGCTATAAGTAATTGTAATAACTTTCAAAAAATGTGGCATGAAGTGGCCTGTCGGCTCCTCTTAGGGGTACTTGTGGCTGGAGTAGTGTTCCTGCTGGGATGTATGGTATGGGGAAAAAATGTAACCGTTATAGCAGACGGTCGCGTATACCCGCTGCTCCAATTTCAAGGCACTGTGGCGGATTCTCTGGATAAAGCCAACGTAACTTTAAGGAGAGCCGATATCGTTAATGCACCGTTAAATTCCCCGGTGGTGGATGGACAACGGATCAGAGTAGCAAGGGTGGAAGAAAAGATATTGATCAGTGACCAAATGGTCAAATTTCAAACCGAAAAAAGATGGGACCCCGGGCTATACCCCGGGCAACAAAAGGTAGTGCAAAAGGGCACCTGTGGGTTGACCAGGAACTATATACGGGTTATTTATCATGACGGGCAAGAAGTAAAAAGGGAGACCATAAAAAAAGAAATGGTTAGAAAGTCCCGGCCGTTAATTTTAGCCTACGGGGCCAGAGTAACCGTGTCCCGGGGGCAAGTGCGCCCGTCGCGGGCCTATGCCACCAGGGCAGCCGAGGCTGCTGCATTGGCCCAACCAATTGGTAATGGGCGGGTGGTAACTGCCGTGGCCACCGCCTATACCCACACAGGTAATCGAACAGCCACCGGTATCCGACCCTATGTGGGGGTAGTGGCGGTGGATCCAAGGGTAATACCCCTGGGAACCAAACTTTATGTCGAAGGATATGGTCCGGCTATAGCAGCGGATACAGGAGGCGACATAGAAGGTAATCGGATCGATGTTTTCTTTGATAGCCGTCAGCAGGCTATGAATTGGGGCAGGCGGCAGGTTAAGGTGCATATTTTAAAATAAAGGTGCCATACAGCTGGTGAAGGACGGCAAATTATTTGCCGTCCTCTGTTGCTTTCTCTGAGAATTTGTATGAATTTTTGAGAAGGATAGCCCTGCCAAGAGAAGGAATATACAGTACAGGAAATTTAAGGAAGAATGGACATGGTAAAGGAGGGCTTAACTATGGATTGGTGTACCGTAGAGTGGCCACCCCGCCCACGGCCAAATTTAAATACCCGGAGGCAAAAACAACAGTCCGGTAAAAAAGCTGCTACAGCCGGTCTATTAGGCCTTGGTATGGTTATTATCTTGGTAGGTGTGGTTTTAGGTTATGCCGTATGGTCTAAAAAGTTAACCATACCTGCTACTTTTTCTGATACCGGGGAATTGCTCAGAGAATTCATATCCGGCCGAATACCGGTGACAGTCACAGTGGACGGTGAGACCCGACACCTGCAAATAAAGGGTAAAACTGTGCAAGATGTTCTGACCCAACAAGGGATTAAGTTAAAGCCCCGGGATCAAGTACTCCCTTCCTTGTCCACACCGGTAAAAAGAAATATGTCAATTAAAGTGATTCGGGTGGAGGAAAAAGAGGAAATAAAGCAGGCGGCAGTACCTTTTCCCAGTAAACAAACACCAAGAACCCGGACGGTCATTAGCCGTGGGGGGCAGCAACTCCGGTTTACCCGGACCATGGAAATGACTGCCACCGGGTACACCTACACCGGTAACAACACCGCCTCCGGAGTGAAACCGGGCCCGGGGGTGGCAGCGGTTGACCCGAGGGTAATTCCCCTGGGTACCAGATTATACATTGATGGTTACGGTAACGCCGTTGCCCTGGATACGGGGAGCTTAATTAAGGGCAACCGGATTGACTTATTTTACGAAACGGAGGCACAGGCCATCAAATGGGGAGTTAGAAAAACTAAAGTTTATGTTTTGGAGTAGAGGGCGATAGAATGAATCGGCCTTATTTTTTTGCCTTTGTTTCGCATATCGAAAAGATAAATTTTCCGACATGCAAAAAGGGCAACTAAAGCTGCCTCTAACGCCCAAGGGCTTGGCGCCAACCAAGTTTTCTTTGCAGTATATGGAGGAAAATGAGTTGAATCAGTGAAAATTACTCTGCCTATGTGAAAAAGGTTCTTGACTTCCGGCAGGATAAAAACTATATTTGTGAACAACAACACTTAACTGGTACACATGTCATTATCAGTTGTTAAGGAGGAATATATCATGGCTTCGTTAGATGTTCGCAACCCCATCCCATTACATGTACAATTAAAAGAAATACTAAGAAAAGAAATTGAAAAAGGACATTATACTGAGAAAATTCCTAGTGAGAGAGAGTTAATGGACCAGTTTTCCGTAAGTCGTACAACTGTACGGGAAGCGGTTTCTGCCTTGGTGCGGGAAGGAGTTTTAGAAAAGATTCATGGGAAGGGAACCTTTATTACTAACCATCAGGTTAATGAATGGTTGGGTAATATAAGAGGTTTTAGTGAGACTATAGAGAGTATGGGAATGAAACCCGGCATTCAATTACTGTCTCATGGGATTAACTCTAATTCTGAAATAGGCAACATGCTTGGTGTTAAGGAGTATTACTTTATCGAAAGATTGCGTTTTGCCAATGATGAACCAATTGCTATTGAAAGAACATATTACCCTGTAGAGGTTGGCCTTAAATTGGCCGAACATGACTTGAATAAGGTAGCCTTATATTCGCTGCTTGAATCCAGTGGAATTATTCTTTACGAGGCCGAACAAAAGATTACCGTAGCAATGCCAAGCGAGGAAGATGCCAAGTTACTAGGAATTTCCCCTGGCACCAGTGTCTTGGCAGCTGAAAGGCTTACCTCCGATCCCCGGGGCAATACGGTTGAGTATTACTACAGCACATTTCGGGCGGATAAATATGCTTTTTGTATCAAGCTTTCCAGAATGGGCTCCAGGACTTTGTGAAGGTAGTCCTTTTTTTTATTTTTTTAGTCATCTAGTTGACAAATATTTTGACAAATTATACAATGTGAACAAGATAACTGGTACGGACGTGATAATGTAATTACGTCAAGATGTAGCAATATACAGGCTAATTTAGCTAGTAAAAAAGAACCACCATAATATATTTTTTTGGAGGTGTTGCGGTTGTGTTCACATGAACAATATACGGTAAGTGACTGTACATGGGTATTATGGGGTCACATACCAGGAGGTGGTAGACCAAAGGACCGTCAGGCTTTTCATAAAAGAATATAAAGATATTTTGTATTATCGGAGCCGGGATTAATCAGATTGAATAACATCCATAAGGGCACAGACCCAGCATAGGAGCATGACTAACATCTACCTCATGGGCAGGCAGAACGAAGGAATTTAGGGCTATGACCTGTGAGAAATGGGAGGATACGCCGCCGGAGAGTATGTGGATTCCAATGGCCACAATAACTTGAAAAGGACGCAGTTTTATTGTATACACATTCACATCCATAATAATACATTAATGTAAAACTTGCTCATAAAGCTTGTTCTTGAAAATGTGAAAATCTAAGATCCAGCGAGATATCTTTAGAAAATGCAAGATTATAGAGGGAGGAGAGGTTATGACAAAAGGCTTGTCCAGGCGTGAAGAGGTAAATTTATTGTCAAGGTTAGATCGGATTCCTATCACCGGGACAATTATCCGGATAATGACACTTTTAGTTTTAGCATGGATTATTGAAGCTTTTGATATTGGGATTGTAGGTCAGACCGTACTGGTGTTAAAAAAAATCTGGCACCTGAGTCCCAGTGATGTTGGTCTTTTAGGTACATCTTCAACTTTAGGTATTGTAATTGGTGTGTATTTTGCCGGCCGGTTAATGGATAAATTCGGTCGCAAGAAAGTTCTTGTTTGGGGTGTTGCTTGGTTTGCGTTTTTTACCGGTATAGGCGCTCTTTTTGCTAACCTCTACTGGGTAGTTGCCATGAGATTTATTGCCGGCCTGGGTGAAGGTGCTGTATTCCCCATTCCGTACTTATTAATTTCTGAATTTGTAGGGGCTAAAAGACGGGGTACTATAGTGAGTTGGCAAAACGCTATATTGTGTGCGGCTTACGTGTTACCAAGTATTGTAGGCGCTTGGGCCTTAACAAGTTTTACCCTCGATGTTGCTTGGCGGATTCCCTTCATCATTGGAGCGTTTCCCATCTTCTACGTAATTGCTTTGGCCTTATGGTTACCTGAGTCTCCCCGCTGGCTGTTACAACAAGGTCGAATTGAAGAAGTTAAGAAATTGGTTGCTAAACTGGAAAATGAAGCAGGGCTGGATCACGATGAGAATTTAATCAATCCCAGCATCGAAAGATCTATATCCGGTCAGACCGAAGAGAAGAAACATGCCGGTATAGCCATGCTCTTTAAGAAGCCTTACCTGTCACGTAGTTTAGTTTCCTGGGGGTTATATACAGGTACCATGATTTGTTGGTACGCCATGCTAGTTTATGCTCCTACCATTTTCGCCGCCAAGGGCTTTGAAATGAAGAACGCGGTTCTGTTTACCGGTACGATGATGGTAATTGGTGGTCTTGGCGAAGTTGTTATTGGTTACCTCTCAGATGCCTACGGTCGTAAACCCGTATATCTGATTTTCAGTGTCTTCTCAGCAGTTGGTATGATTGCCTTGGCGCAAGTAAATTCCTTAACAGGTTTGTTTATCGGAGGATTTATTGCTGCATTCTTTGGTTTCGGTACATTACCAATGGCTAAGATTTATATTGCTGAGCAATATCCTACCTACTTACGTGGAGCCGGCAGTGGTGTTGGGGAAGCTGTAGCCAGGTTGTTGGGTGGCGTATTGGTATCCTACTATATCTCCTTTATTCTTGCCGCAGGTGGCGTGAAGGCTGTGTTCTGGTTCGTGGCGGCTGCCTTTATCTTCTTCGCCATCCCGCTAATGATCTGGGGCCAAGAAACAGCCGGGTTAAGCGTGGAAGAGACTGGTTCCTCCTTACAAAAGGATGATATGGTAAAAGAAAAAATGGTTAAAGTTGAAGCTTAGTTAAAGATATCCTTTTAGAGGCTTCGGAAAGGAGAATAAATGTATGAAGCTTAAAGATAAAGTTGCCCTGGTTACCGGTGGCACGGCCGGGCTGGGCCGGGGTATTGCACTGGCCTTTGCTCGGGAGGGAGCCAAGGTAGCCATCTGTGGTAGAAATGAGGAGAGACTGAACAAAGTAGCCCAAGAAATAGAAGAACTGGGGGTTGAGGCTTTAGCCATTAAAGTTGATGTGGCCTCCAGTCAGGAAGTAAAAGAAATGTTTGCCAAGATTGTGGAGAAGTTTGGCACCCTGGATATCCTCGTAAACAATGCCGGTATTTTCAGGTCTGACCCGGCCGGGGTAGCAGACAGAGCCAAACACCTGGATTTGGTGACCACACCGATTCCTCGACAATCATTGCAAATCACCAGAAATATGAGTGATGAGAATTGGAAAAAAATGTTTGATGTAAACGTACACGGGCTGTTCTACTGCACCCGAGAAGCCCTCAACATTATGGAGGATAAGGGTTACGGTAAAATTATCAACATAGCATCTATTTCCGGTATCTCGGCCATTAGCTGCCATAGTCCCAATTACTCCGCAGCCAAGGGAGCGGTGGTAGCCTTCACCAGGTCGGTGGCCTATGAAGTGGCCGGGGCCGGGGTTTGCGTGAACTGCATAGCCCCCGGTTACATTGATACAGATGAATTTATGCGTGGTATTAACTCCATGAGCCCTGAGAGAAGAGCCCGTTTCATGCAGCTTATGCCGGTGGGCCGGATAGGTAAGGTTGAAGAATATGCTTCGTTAGCTGTTTACCTGGCTTCAGACGATGCTAACTATATGATCGGCCAGGTAATAAGCCCTAACGGTGGTCTGGTTATTGCAGCGAATTAATTATATTTATAAATAAATTTTGGACAACTTAATTAACCAAGGTAGGGGGAATAAATATGTCTTGTTGTACAGTATTAACACCTCAAGAAGAAAGAATTCTTAATGAGCAGGCTGGACAAAACCAGGAGAAATTTAAAAAAGGTAGAGAGAGAGTTTATAATATCCTGGAAAGCTTTAAGGGTACTCCGCCGCGTATTAGTCTGGACAGAGCCCGCCTGATGACAGAATCATTTAAAGAAACCGAAGGCCAACCACTGATCCTTAGATGGGCCAAAGCATTGAAACATATCGTAGAAAACATTCCTGTGTATATTGGTGAATACGATATTGTTGTTGGCCGGGCGGACGGTCATCCGGGCAGACATGGTCTAATTTACCCCGAGCTGGACGGTGCTTTCTTAGACAAAGCAGTGAATATGCTCACCAAAGGTAAAACGCCTTATATTGTAACTGAGGAAGATATAAAAGCCATCAGAGAAGAAATTGTACCCTACTGGAAGGGTAAGACCTTGCACGAACTCTTTGCAGCCGCTCTACCCGAAGACACCAGGAATTTAATCTTTAATAAAGATGATATTTTCTATCAAAGATATGTTGTTACGCAAACAGCCACTATCCGCAGCTCCTTACAGTGGGTACATGATTATGAGAAAGTCTTAAAGAGAGGCTTCAAGGATATTAAAAGAGAAGCTGAAGAAAGATTAGCAGCCCTTGATCCAATTAATCCCAAAGATAACGTAGAGAAGAAACCTTTCCTGGAGGCAGCAGTTCTGGTATGTGATGCGGTAATCACCTTCGCCAGGAGATATGCCCAGTTAGCTGCCAGTATGGCTGAGCAGGAAACCAATGAGCATAGGAAAAATGAGTTGTTAGAAATAGCCAGAATTTGCCAATGCGTGCCGGAAAACCCTGCCAGAACCTTCCATGAAGCTGTGCAATCCGTATGGTTAACCCAGGTGGTTTCCAGATTAGAACAAAACATCGGTGCGGTAGTTGGCAATGGCCGGATGGATCAATATTTCTATCCTTACTATAAGAAAGATATAGAAGAAGGACGCATCACGGA from Desulfotomaculum nigrificans DSM 574 harbors:
- the metG gene encoding methionine--tRNA ligase; this translates as MAKPTFYITTPIYYPSDKLHIGHAYTTVAADAMARFKRLTGYDVWFLTGSDEHGQKIERAAKAKNQTPKEYVDHIVDGFKKLWSRLDVSYNDFIRTTDERHRKVVQQIFQQLYDQGDIYKSEYEGWYCTPCETFFTEYQLVEGKCPDCQREVEKVREESYFFRQSKYAERWLKFIEENPDFIQPVSRRNEMVSFVKQGLEDLCVSRTTFDWGIPVPFDPKHVVYVWVDALTNYISALGYGSEDDSLYRKFWPADIHLVGKDIVRFHTIIWPIMLMALNLPLPKKVIGHGWLLLDSGKMSKSKGNVVDPHTLVDKYGVDAVRYFLLRELPFGSDGLYSEEALVKRINTDLANDYGNLLSRSATMVQKYQEGVLQAPGPAAGPDAELIDLAINTPKLVAEYMDKSEISNALAAIWQLVGRANKYLEETAPWSLAKAGQPERLNTVLYNVAEVVRFVTIMASPFMPNLPQRVWPQLGIADKPELHTWESLRWGSLPAGTTVQRGEVLFPRIDLKSLG
- a CDS encoding TatD family hydrolase — translated: MLIDSHAHLDNERFDDDRAAVIGRCREELNAVINVGYDMESSRRSIALAEEFPFIYAAVGVHPHDAKEAPGDYLDQLKQMAAHPKVVAIGEIGLDYYYDLSPRDVQQRSFQEQLLLAKELDLPFIIHDRDAHGDIMQILRQAGPYPAGGVMHCFSASWEIAQECMKLGLYISLAGPVTFNNAGKLKDIAVKVPLERLLVETDCPYLTPVPYRGKRNEPAYVRHVVNHIAQLRGMNPEELANITAANTISLFKLELTEETDDE
- the cobO gene encoding cob(I)yrinic acid a,c-diamide adenosyltransferase; the encoded protein is MSNQKGLVLVFTGNGKGKTTAALGLALRAWGHDMKVLVLQFIKSQQCGEHLAAQRMQPGLEIRPLGLGFINFNDPADVARQREAARAALSSVAAAMSAGKYQVLILDEVLYALKYGLLELADVLKLIKQKPADLHLVLTGRDVPQEIVQLADLVTEMKEIKHPFKEGIPAQKGIEF
- a CDS encoding cyclase family protein codes for the protein MKIIDLTHPITPTMPVYPGTEQPGLVPACTIEKDGFRETKLTMYSHTGTHMDSPAHLFKQGKTLDAFTPEYFYGPAMILDVSAKTGEIGVADLVSYQEVLARVNFLLLYTGWHNFWGDEKYFAGFPVLSPEAARWLTKFPLKAVGVDAISIDQVTPTGTLPIHQTLLANDILIVENLTNLNRLAGKKFIFCCLPLNIYQADGAPVRAIAIINE
- a CDS encoding 3D domain-containing protein; translated protein: MAGVVFLLGCMVWGKNVTVIADGRVYPLLQFQGTVADSLDKANVTLRRADIVNAPLNSPVVDGQRIRVARVEEKILISDQMVKFQTEKRWDPGLYPGQQKVVQKGTCGLTRNYIRVIYHDGQEVKRETIKKEMVRKSRPLILAYGARVTVSRGQVRPSRAYATRAAEAAALAQPIGNGRVVTAVATAYTHTGNRTATGIRPYVGVVAVDPRVIPLGTKLYVEGYGPAIAADTGGDIEGNRIDVFFDSRQQAMNWGRRQVKVHILK
- a CDS encoding G5 and 3D domain-containing protein; this encodes MDWCTVEWPPRPRPNLNTRRQKQQSGKKAATAGLLGLGMVIILVGVVLGYAVWSKKLTIPATFSDTGELLREFISGRIPVTVTVDGETRHLQIKGKTVQDVLTQQGIKLKPRDQVLPSLSTPVKRNMSIKVIRVEEKEEIKQAAVPFPSKQTPRTRTVISRGGQQLRFTRTMEMTATGYTYTGNNTASGVKPGPGVAAVDPRVIPLGTRLYIDGYGNAVALDTGSLIKGNRIDLFYETEAQAIKWGVRKTKVYVLE
- a CDS encoding GntR family transcriptional regulator, which gives rise to MASLDVRNPIPLHVQLKEILRKEIEKGHYTEKIPSERELMDQFSVSRTTVREAVSALVREGVLEKIHGKGTFITNHQVNEWLGNIRGFSETIESMGMKPGIQLLSHGINSNSEIGNMLGVKEYYFIERLRFANDEPIAIERTYYPVEVGLKLAEHDLNKVALYSLLESSGIILYEAEQKITVAMPSEEDAKLLGISPGTSVLAAERLTSDPRGNTVEYYYSTFRADKYAFCIKLSRMGSRTL
- a CDS encoding MFS transporter; amino-acid sequence: MTKGLSRREEVNLLSRLDRIPITGTIIRIMTLLVLAWIIEAFDIGIVGQTVLVLKKIWHLSPSDVGLLGTSSTLGIVIGVYFAGRLMDKFGRKKVLVWGVAWFAFFTGIGALFANLYWVVAMRFIAGLGEGAVFPIPYLLISEFVGAKRRGTIVSWQNAILCAAYVLPSIVGAWALTSFTLDVAWRIPFIIGAFPIFYVIALALWLPESPRWLLQQGRIEEVKKLVAKLENEAGLDHDENLINPSIERSISGQTEEKKHAGIAMLFKKPYLSRSLVSWGLYTGTMICWYAMLVYAPTIFAAKGFEMKNAVLFTGTMMVIGGLGEVVIGYLSDAYGRKPVYLIFSVFSAVGMIALAQVNSLTGLFIGGFIAAFFGFGTLPMAKIYIAEQYPTYLRGAGSGVGEAVARLLGGVLVSYYISFILAAGGVKAVFWFVAAAFIFFAIPLMIWGQETAGLSVEETGSSLQKDDMVKEKMVKVEA
- a CDS encoding SDR family NAD(P)-dependent oxidoreductase, translated to MKLKDKVALVTGGTAGLGRGIALAFAREGAKVAICGRNEERLNKVAQEIEELGVEALAIKVDVASSQEVKEMFAKIVEKFGTLDILVNNAGIFRSDPAGVADRAKHLDLVTTPIPRQSLQITRNMSDENWKKMFDVNVHGLFYCTREALNIMEDKGYGKIINIASISGISAISCHSPNYSAAKGAVVAFTRSVAYEVAGAGVCVNCIAPGYIDTDEFMRGINSMSPERRARFMQLMPVGRIGKVEEYASLAVYLASDDANYMIGQVISPNGGLVIAAN